ctccctggagaggagccagatccgATCGACACCCAAGAGTTTCTTAGCTCAACTGCAGCTTGACCTCTGCTGCTCAGAGGGAAGTGATAATTTCATTCTTGAGTTGACTTCAGTAGAATTCCCTGAGAATGCGGATCTATTATGATCCCAAGTTAttgaaatttaattaaataattagacAATAGGTGTGTAATAGCCTAATAGGTAACTGATAAGATAATATGGCAGATAAGTGAGACAAAGTAATTAAAATCTTCCATTGCTTGATAAAACACAAAACACAAAACACAGAATGAGTTTAATAAGctcaaaactgaaaatgaatagaACTTGGGGGTCACATATTTGTTTTGGTTGGGTGGGAAAAAATTTTTCTCAACGAACACGACGCACTTTCTCTTCTTGTCCTAACCCAAGTGATTTCTGGGCATTTGAGATGCCTTCAGGATCTGAAACAAGGAGAAAAgaggaaataagaaagaaagttGCCTACATTAATTATGCTTCAGAGAAAAGGATgacaaatgaaaataatttagTTAACAGTCAAAAGTATTTATGTTATTATAGTAGTTAATCTCTCATTCATTCAAGTTGAAACATGGATACTGAACGGTaagaataacaaaaaagaaagctCAATCGTGCAGTCGAATTCCTTGGCATATTGTACAGAAACCATGAGGTCAAGGTCGAATCCCAGctatacccccccccccccaccccccaaaaaaaatgataaatacATTTTTGAGAGGTGCTCCCAAATGTAGGAAAATATGCAAGCCACCACGATGAGCCATTGGATCTTTCTATTGGAAGCACAACCACCTTTATGGTTGGCTATAACTTTATCTTCAATATGTCATATCAAatagatatgggatgtaaagttcCTCTTAAGTAAGTAATTTCCATATAAGCATGAGCACAATGGGCATTGTTTAAGGCTAAccacccaccccaccccccccaaaaaaaaaaaaaaaacttcttaaaTAAAGGCCTCTTGTTGCTGGGGAGCTCCCTATGTTGTAAGTGCAAGGGGGATTCACGGCTACAAAGGAGTTCCATCAAGCTACCACCAGTGCTTCAAATACTTTTTTAAGAGTATAGATGATCAAAATTCTTCTTTTCCATTGGACCGAATTCCCTTTCCGATTTTCTTTGAACTAAATTATTATGATCTATGATCTTGTGGACCATTTGCCGTCCATTACGAAAGAGAAGTAAAGTGAATGATCATGGTTATGTATATCAACTCTGCAAATACAATATATTCAAGCATATTGAAGAATCTGACCCCCGACGTGATGGAAACCAAATGTACATTCTATAGACTATTTCAGGCCTGTTTGGCACATCCTGAGGACTTTGCATAACGCTTCTGTGCagaatacacacacacacacacacacacacacttaatGACCAAAAAATTGTCACAAGCTCCTAAATGACCACAAAAGAAGAGCACAAAGATATAAGCAATCCCCATGGACTACAAAACTGAAATTCTTAAATTTCACAGAATGCTAAATACAACAAACTCACCAAAAAACTGAGTGAAAATGCGAGTGAAAAAGCTGAGGTTGCGGGAAACATTATATGCCATTGCAGGAGGAAGAGGCTTCACAACAGTGTCGATGCTAAAAACTCGTTGAAGAAACTGTATATTCAAGAAATAATGACATTATATTTCATTAATACCTAatgcagaatcatctaagatATAAGAAATAAGAGGATGGGCAGTTGAATGGGGGTAACATGGTGAATCAAGTAGAAGAACGAAAATAGTATCCTACTTATAATTTCAAGAAGCACCATTGCAAATGGAATCATATTAGATGCTGATAAAATTTGAGTTTATCGGATACAATAACACAAGATTCCTGAAATTATCTGAAAAGGCTACAAAGAAGCAACAGATAGATACTGTTGAAAGACAAGAATACATAACTTTTCAATCAAGATCTTCAAAGGCAACCAAGTTTACATAAGAATGGAGAAAATGAAAACAACAAAGAATAAGAAGACTTCTTTCCAATGCTACAGAGAGAAAGCTAGCAACCTCAATATCTGATACTAATCCCAACAaccgaccaaaaaaaaaaaactatgaagATATGGATGATAAGTGAAATTACAAAGACGTGTCAAACAATATGAAATATGTACCAGCAACAGAAAATCTGTCATTTTCATTAAGTACCAGGATGGAATCAGCAAGCCATGAATTTCATGAAACAAAAACCTCGTTGGCTTCTAGTCATGCAGCAAGTTTAATCCCAAACACATAGAGACAAGgaaataaatagagttttgcAAAAAATAGATGGATTGTTGAAAATGCAAGTGAAAAGGTTCAATATGTGCTGTGCCATATGGCTAATGGAAAATTCACACATGGCCGATATAGATCATATCCTATCTATCCAACCATCAGAGCAGCCAAATCAGCCACCATGTCACAGAAAATCAAGGCCTATGGACAGAAGCCGTGTACATGAACAGAAAGATAGCTCAGAAactgttgtgtgtgtgtgtgtggggggggggggaggggataaAGTTACAGATGGCAGATTCCGTGTGATCAGTCTGTAACCTGAGGTTTACAAAATGCCAAAGCTCATCTTGCAGTGATTTTGTGTCATATCTGCACACAACACCTGGACAACAGATCTAAGAATAATTAAATCTCATGGGGTCAGAAAGGAGATGCTAGATCGGTAGAAAAGGGAGTAGAGGAAATGGTAATCAACCAATCATAAATACCAGCTCAATAAAGCACTGGAAAGCCCTTGAAACCGTGAGGCACAGTGCAGACTCATTGGCCACAACACTGGTTGCTCAACAGCAGTACAATTTGTAGAGATTTCTATAAAGGATGTTAAGATATTTTGGAGACAATCCAGCTTCATGGAACAGTACATTGTATAGGTTCAGAACAGAATCAGTTTTCAATTAAACTTTCTCAATCCTTCCATTATCCCTCCCTCAACTTCTCCTCCTTGAGTATATAAATTTCTCTTGATTCTTGTTATAAATGATCTGAAATCTTGAGAACCATGGATTGATATCCAAAGGACCAAAAAGCTCCCTTATTCTCTTTATTTGAGGTGTATTCCTTTTCTTCCACAACAGCCAGCCTCTTTCTCCCTTCGTCTCGGGGAGTGCCAAAATGACCAAACAGCTATTGTTAGATTAATGATACATTAAGCAAAATTTAGACATGTctattgtaaattttttttttttggaggggttTTGGGGGATGGAAATTTCGCATTCGTCAATGATATTGAAAATTAATAATTTGATACTCCAAATTAGTGGAGAACATGAAATGGGTTGACAAGAAAAACCAAACAGACGTTTTTTCATCTCGAAACCACTGCATTCTGcttaattggggggggggggggggaggaatttgTCCAGGTCAAACAAACAATCCACTCTATCATGAATAGGTTTCAGCTAAATTACTCACTTTCTCTAATCGACCTAACATATTGAGGTTCATCAACTCTTAGTAAAAATACGAATCAGGCTTGGGTTAAAGAGACAACAAAGAAATGTTAATGAATTTAAGTTTAAATCAAAGCACCGTCATATtggagagaggagggggggaaTCAAGTTTTTGGAAAAATTCAAGTTTTGGGGAACAATGAAGACCTGAAAGTTCCTCTGGAAGCTGTATCTGAGTTCAGGATCGAGTTCGGTGAGTGATTCATCGTCTTCGGTGGTGGAAGAATTTGAAGAGCCTGATTTCTTGCGAGGAACGTACATCGTAGGAGTCGTTCCGGGCTGGTTAGTAGCTTTAAGCTTAGCGTCTCGGAATTTTTCTGGTTTCTCTACGTCCCTCCATGGGGCAGAAGCGAGAAGCTCCTTTTTCATCTTCACCagctatagagagagagagagagagatgtgaagaTAACTAGTGGGAGACTCGACTCGAAGGTTTTCTCAATTCTGTTCTTATCTATTTCCTTCTATACTTCACCAGCTCGTGAAGTTTGTATCCTACACCACCCGCCATGTGTTGACACGTAAGAGGGCCTTTGCAATAGCAGGTCCACGGATTCGAATTCaaggataaaaaaaagggtaatttccACGGACCTCCCCTGAAGAATGGCCAAATACTAGGCACCTCCCCTGGTGCTTGAATTTGGACTCCGGCACCCCCTACTATTAACGgtgtcaaataaaaaaaattaaaatgatcATATTACCCTtgtacataaaataaaagagaatacaTTCTCTTCTGTTAACGAAAAGAACTTGTTAGCAGAGAAAGCTCGAGTGAAGAAACCTTGGagtaaaaatccaaaaatctaACTGGTAAACTGTTTCAAGCTAATCAAAGCATTTCTTTTCCAAATAAACAAAGACCTTGGTTTGCTTATGTGAAAAACAGGAATCAAAGAATCAAAGCTAATCAAAGCATTTCTTTCCTTCACCTGAGAGTTCTGCAAATCCTTAACGTGGTCGATTCGTTCCCAATTTGAAGATGGAAACCACCACAATTCAACGAAAACCACTCTCTTATTGGCTGTCGGACCACCCATCGATCGTGGGGTTTTGATGGAGTCACTCCCAATCGTGGGGTTCCACATGGTCCTTCCTATTCTCCTCCATAGCCGCCTACATCACCCTCTCCGTCTTCCTTCACCTCTTCTTGGCTCTCTTCCGCCGCAGCCACAGTCCGGTGCCTCTTGGCCCCATCCCTGCAATCCATAGCGTTGCCATGTTCCTTCTCTCCGTCGTCATCTTCGTCGGGATCCTCCTCTCCACCACCTCCGAGATACGTGACACCCGTTGTTTCTGGCGGCGTTCCAAAACCCCTTTCCAGTGGCTCCTCTGCTTCCCCTTGGGACTCGCCCCAGCGGCCGTGTCTTCTTCTGGTCTTACGTCTTCTACCTCTCACGTTTCCTCCACTTGCTTCGCACCTTCTCTGTCGCTGTAAGCTCACATTCTTTCAACTCTTCAACCAATCCATTCTCCTCTGCATGTCCTTCCTGTGGCTTGAGTTCTCGCAATCGTTCCAGGTCTTGGTAAGTCAATGGGAAGAACTTTACCGGTTTGAATTTAAATTATAACTTCTGTTTCCATCAACTAGTCCCAAATTGAAGGACACAATGCTTCACACGTTAAAAAGAATGATTTTCTTCGAACACTGAGACCCAAATAGAAGAATCCAGTCCAATTACAAGTTTAATTTTACTCACCGGCGAATACGGTGGCCTttgatttctgttcttttttacAAATTCTTTATCCAGTGAATGAGCTCGTCCGTCGTCGGCATGCACAGTTGCAAGTTTCTGTGCGTGCCCAGTTGCAGGTTTCTGCTTCGGTGATGGTGAATGAGCTCGTCCGTCGTCGGCATGTACAGTTGCAGATTTCTGCTTCGATGATCTATTAAAACACTTTGTTTCGTCTATTAAGTTGCTTATGTCATCATTTAATATCATTATAATAACAGCGTGGTGTTAGAGGTTTGACACCGTTAATAGTAGGGGGTGCAGGAGTCCAAATTCAAGCGCCAGGGGAGGTGCCTGGCGTTTGGCCATTCTTCAGGGGAGGTCCGTGGaaattacccccaaaaaaaaggaaaagaggaggTGACGTGGCTCGCGTGGCCCATGTGGTGAGCGCGGCTCTGCACCTAGACATAGAAGCACATAAAAGTATCACATTGCCCTCATGGAAAGACGAAATCCGACGGGTGATTTTTGCgtgtgtgctcccattggccaatGCATAAATGCAGGTTCTAAAGACCTATGCAGCATTCTcttgccaaaaaataaaaaataaacataagtcCACGGATTCCATTTGGAATGTGGAAAGGTGGCATGACCAACATGGCTCTTGCATCTAGACACAGGAGTGCGCAAAAGTACCGCActaccccatggaaaggcagaaatcccacctAAGATGATGCTTGTATGCATGCTTCATTGGCCAACACACACTTGCATGCCCTAGAGGCCCAAACAgcgattttttcctttttacgggggaggggggggggtgtaaagCCAATTAGAAATTTCCAACTTGAAGCAAAACAGAGCACAGAAAtgttaaaattggaaaaagTTAGCTCACATAGGTACATGACATTTCATATGTTACAAAACTAAGAAAATTGGCAAAAACATGTGGATTCATGTGATAAATGATCTCACATTcagatgtcaaatttcaacccaaaggaagttctgaattttctttttaaattaaatttataaaatcataaaattacagaaatgccaccagaTTCTTTCATGTAAAGAACAAGAGAAGTCCAACCTATCTGATAAAACTGGCATCAGCATCAGTGACAACAATAAGGTGATGACTGATGAGCCATAGGCAAGTCCAGACACTCAGGAAATGATAGGGAAGAAGACGGCAAAGGAGAGCttggaagggaaaaagaagggttGTGAGATAAGTAAAGATAAGAAGTCCAACGAGAGATATTTTGCAAAACAGAGATGGGTTTAGGAGTGGACTGAGTGAACATAACTTGATTTCTAAAGAGTCCAGATAAAGCGCACAGTGATAGCTATAATACTAGAAATCCACTTAAGATCAAACATAGACATAGTTTTGTCATGGTTATTAGAATATGCAGACTAGATATATAAACCAGAATGTTAAAAGAGAGGGAGGATGGAAAAGCTAATTTTGCTTGAAGTGAATGAGAATCTGAGTTCAATGAAGCTGTTCTGAGCTGGATATCTAAGAAAATTTCCTTCTACAAATGTTCTTATTATTGAAGTTCTGTATTTGGTTAGCCAATTAGAATTTGCATTCACCCCAATTTCCAGTCTCCTTTGATCCATTTGATCTTTTGAATGCCAGTTTCAAGTTTCAGTAAGGGGTATGACATGATGTATTGGTCAAACTGTTTCGCCGACAATTCAAACCTATCAGATCTGTAAAAAATGATTCATAAAACTTTGAAATGCCCATCTCCTTAAGTAGGATTCTGGGATTGCATACGCCTCTGCATGCTCTGCACTCCACAGAAGTGTTAACATTTCCTAATCCTTAAAATTTTGGATCTCATGAGAGAGACACTTGAAGTCTCACAGATGATAATGTCACTAGTTGCCTGCCTCTATATGCTTATAAGTTGACTGAAACATCATCAAGGTTGAGTTGTGACATTGTCAGTTGATGGCATCAGGTGTAGCGTATTATTCGCTATCTTTAATCTTCAGCTCAAAGATCAATTTTAAAGgccaaatagaagaagaaaagtaacTCCCATGACACATTAAAGCAAATATGGGGACATTGGGTCACCCTTATCTATGctgcaggagagagagagagagagagagagctgccTGGACATGGGGATCCATTAAGCAAAATGGACAGAGTACGAGTTGAGATTCAAATCTTATCATTTCCACCCACTTAGGATATATCCATAAGCAGTGAGTACTTGCTGAATAAAACTCCATTCCAATTGATCATATGCACTTGCCATGTCAATCTTAAGAGCCATGAGACccaatcttcctcttcttttcttgtgaATAGTATGAAAGGTTTCATGAGCAAGGAGAATGTTTCCTTGAATTAACCTATTGACTACATAGGCGAAATGGTTGGgagatctgattttttttcgAGCAGAGGCATCACCATAAACAAGCAACTTAACTATGATCTTGTAAATGAAGTTGGATAGACCAATTGGGCTGAACTTAACAACTGAATCAGCCTGTTCCGATTTAGCAATCAGACAAACAAAGGTGTAATTCATCCACTTAGAAAAACAACCTGTTTGGAAAAATTGCCTCAACTCTCCCCAACAGAGGGCCAGCAAGCTCTACAGAATACCCTGAAAATACATCAGGGCAAGGAGTAGAATTTAGGTTAAGTTGTTAcataatatgaaatatttcgTGAGCAGAAGGTGATGCCAATAAGCAATCATTATCTTCTTGCGTAACCTTGTAGTGAATTCCTTCAAGAAAACCATCCAAGGATTATACGGATCAATCAACTCATCTACCACTACATGACATGTGTTGAAGCAAAAAATGCTTCACCAGCTTGATAGACTGTACAATCATTCATCTTCAGTATTTGGTATTTTTGGCCGTTAATAAGGGTTTTTTGGTCATTAGAATATGCTAAAGCGTTTTTCATGGATCAATCAGTCTGGGTGGCTGGGCACCTCTTGTGACCGAAAAGAATGAAGACTATGATGGCAAGAGTTAAAGACTACCTAAATATCAACCAAAATGATGAAAGAGAGGAGGATAGGGACTAGGGAGCTTTCATTTGAACAGAATGAGAATCTTTCACTGAGCTATTGTGAGTGAGATACGTTTATCTCTTTCACCAATGTGCCAAGAATTTGCATCCATCACAATGtcaatcttcttcaatgatGAATTCTAAATTCCGGTTTCAAGagtatcggtattggatatGAGGGGCTGGACTACTTATTGGTACCTATCCAGATGGATTTGCAAACAGCTCCAATTCAGACTGATTTCATCCAAAGACTGATATGTAATACCTTGGAATGCCAATCTCCATGAGCAGGAGGACTATGGCATTTGTGCAATTCTTCACTCCACAGAAGTTGTAGAACAGTGCCTCATCCTTCATGCTTGAGGGACGTTTGAAATGTCAAGGATCATAATGCTATTAATTTCCTCTAGCTATTGTAAGTGATCAAGCATTAGTGTTGAGATGGGTACACCCCCCCGCCCCCAAAATGAAAAGCTGGCTATGTATGTTTTTAAGAAACTCTCCGAATCCCCTCTTTGCCATTGCAGTTGTTGTCAGGCATGAAGATACTATTGTCCATGAATGATAAGGGTTTATTAGATTTGTGAATGAGGAAATGACAAGAGATTTTCATGGATCACTGTTTGTGTGGACTTCACCCATGCTTTGTGTTGCATCAGAGGTAGCAGCCCTTGGCCATGGTATATGTAGGGCGCTGTGGGTTAATTCCAGTGTACATTTTCTTGAGACATTGATAGGTGGGCTGCTTTGGGCAAATTTTGTATGGTCAGGAACCCCTTCCCTTCTGTAAACGAGGTGTTTTGTGTCACCTCGTCAGTTCCTAGTGACATATTTCACGCTGTTGAGAAGAATGTTAAGACATGTCGATGGTCGCAGTTGGATTGTCCAGTCTGATGGTTGCTCGCTCATCGACAAAAAAGTCAATGGTTGCAGTTGATTGTCTGGTCTGATggtcctttaaaaaaaatctttcttgCATCCCTCAAGATGTTACAAGGCAGGCAACTTTGAAGCACATCTACAGATTAACTCAAAGGGGTCTTGAAAAAGACTATGTTCTGTCCTTGGGAAATCTGTTTTGACACTATGACTTTTAAAGAGTGACCTTAAATATTGACTAGAGGTTTTGCAAATTAATACGTATCTGGTGAAGAGTTCTGCAGGTATCAAAATCACAGCATTCTTAAGTGGAAGAGATGGAGTAGAAGTTTAGATATACAAACCTGTGAATTTGAAGTGCCCTTGCTGTGCTTGATCTTTAGCCAACAGATCAAGGTAGTCTCCGTACGGTTGCAAGCCCATATTTTAAGGCCAATATATAGGAAAAACTAAATCGCATTCCTCATTTTAGGATCTAACTCTAATATCACAGCAAAGAACTGAAAGGATTCTAAAAAGTACTCCTATGTTGTGATTAGATTACAAGAATCTAAAAACACAATAGCTTATAACAATCCTTCTGAACAACTATTGATGGTCATACCCCAAaggggtagctcagttggcaaagaccaacacctcatAATTAAGAGGTCACGAGTTCAAATCTCCTTAGGGGGcctatctatccaaaaaaaaaaaaaactattgatTGTCATTATCTTCAAAATGCACTGAAATTCCTTTGGGGAAAGACCACTGCTTAAAGATTATACAAATTGATTCACCACTCTGTTTTTTAATGAAATGTGAGTCTCATTTTGTTCAATTATAATGGTAAAGAAACAGAGGAAGCACCAGAACTCAAATTCTAAATGCATGCCCATTATCATCCTACCAACCCATACCCCGAAAAGCCTTAAAACACAGAACGTATAAATTatgcttgaatcccaagaaaccATATTTGAAGCAGTTGGCATTTAGTTGAACTCATTTCTTGTTACTACATTTGGGAAAAATAATTCAGTTTTCACATTGAAAGGGGAGATGAAAAACTCACAAtatattcaattaaaaaaagataaggaaacaaAGGGAAGCAGAAGAATTCAAATTGTAAATAAATACTCATCTCCATCCTATCAAGCCATAGCCCCAAAAGCCTTGGAACCCAGATCACATGAATACAAAAGATGCAAGTTGCATTCTTGGTTCCCCAAGAAACTCAAATTGAATGATGCAGTTCACATAGGTTTCCAGATGGTCTTAACTTGATCGATACAAATCAACATATCAGAGGGACCATGGTAGCAGCATGAGCAAACAAATCAAACCCTTCTGTCAACTTCTCTAGGTGGAACTGGAAGGGCAAAAAGGCCTATCAGGACTGTCTCTGTGACTTGGAATTGTGAAGTGCCTAATAAGACCTTCTTGCTCCTTCATGTACCCTTCACACAAAAAGGTCTTGGAGAACTTATCCTCCACGACCCTGTTCACATCATGCACAAACACATCAGTCTCTCCTTCTTTCCTATTCCTAGCCATCATTCCAGCAGTATAGATAGCTCCCATCCTCCCTGGTGCATCATCGTGATAGCCCGTCGGTGCATCCACCATTATCAAATCCCACTCTACCTCATAAACCACTTGTGGCAATGCCTTCAACATGAGCTGACACTTAGAATTCTCTCTATCACTCACAACCGTACACTCCTTTTCCTTACCAATCCTCAAAAGGTTCTCTGCATCTCTCACTTTGGTCTCATACCCAACATGATAAACCTCTAAATTTGAAAACTTCTGCTTGATTAGCTTGATCCACGATTCATCTTCGTCGAGAAAAACCGTTCGCCCACCATAATTCAAAGAGCTCCAGAGAGGGCTATCATGGCCAAGGCCAAAGACTAGGAAATTGCAGGGGGACTTCTTGTCTAGGACTCTAGCTGAGACTGATATCTCTTTGAATGTTTGTTGTGGGGTGGTATTTGAGGTTGAGTAGTGAATCAGAGCTTGGACTAATGGTGTTGGGATCTTGTTACATGTTTCTGTTGATTTGATTTCTGGAATTGGAGATAATGGGTTGTTCTGGAAAGAAGAAGGTAAGAAGCTTGACCTGAACATCAAGAGGAGGAAAGCAAGGAAGAAACCAAAGATGAGAAGCTTGACTTGAAGAGGCAATTGAGTTGCAGATCCCATTTTTGAACTGTGTTCGAATTGGTTTCCTGAGGGTATTTTCCAGTTTGGGTTGGGATTGGAAGTAAAGAGAAGGGGAGAAATTTCTTGGGACTCAAAGTCAGGGTTTAGGTGCTGGGTGAGACAATTGTTGAGACTTTCCCTTAGCCGTTACAGTGTCTTAACTCCTAATTGAGAGAAGCACGCACAGTCAGGGTTGTGCTCCTTTGGTTAAAttaattggattggaatctttgGAATATTAGAATCTTATCTAAccttcattttttaaatttgcCTGCCATTTATGTAACTGCTTCCTTGTTTTAATATGGTTTAGGTGTTAGTTAAATTTAATTATTGTCTTAAACTGGTGCTATGATTGGGTGATTTTCTACAGTATTAGGTAAGAGTGCTTGGCTGTTTTACGAAGGGTTTTTATTAAATAAAGCCAAGATTTAGAAAGAAATCCATATGTCCTAATCAAAGACCGCTGGTATGGAATCTTT
The sequence above is a segment of the Telopea speciosissima isolate NSW1024214 ecotype Mountain lineage chromosome 7, Tspe_v1, whole genome shotgun sequence genome. Coding sequences within it:
- the LOC122666656 gene encoding uncharacterized protein LOC122666656, encoding MKKELLASAPWRDVEKPEKFRDAKLKATNQPGTTPTMYVPRKKSGSSNSSTTEDDESLTELDPELRYSFQRNFQFLQRVFSIDTVVKPLPPAMAYNVSRNLSFFTRIFTQFFDPEGISNAQKSLGLGQEEKVRRVR
- the LOC122666738 gene encoding glucuronoxylan 4-O-methyltransferase 1-like — encoded protein: MGSATQLPLQVKLLIFGFFLAFLLLMFRSSFLPSSFQNNPLSPIPEIKSTETCNKIPTPLVQALIHYSTSNTTPQQTFKEISVSARVLDKKSPCNFLVFGLGHDSPLWSSLNYGGRTVFLDEDESWIKLIKQKFSNLEVYHVGYETKVRDAENLLRIGKEKECTVVSDRENSKCQLMLKALPQVVYEVEWDLIMVDAPTGYHDDAPGRMGAIYTAGMMARNRKEGETDVFVHDVNRVVEDKFSKTFLCEGYMKEQEGLIRHFTIPSHRDSPDRPFCPSSST